GCGAGGCCGTGTTGAAAGGTACCGCCCAGCAATACGGCCAAGAGGCCAACGTGGCCGACCATGTCAGCGCCGATCAGATCGTCGCGCAAACGCCGTGGCTTGACGAGATCGAGGCGCAATGGGGTCCGGCCCCCGGCCGTATCCAGTCGGACGGGCGCGGTGTGTTCATTCTGGGCGCGCAATTCGGCAAGGTCTTCATCGGGCTTCAGCCGACATTCGGCTATGAAGGCGACCCGATGCGGCTGCTCTTCGAGAAAGGCTTTGCCCCGACCCATGCCTTTACCAGCTTCTACCTTTGGCTGAAGAACACGTTCCAGGCCGACGCACTCCTGCATTTCGGCATGCATGGCGCGCTGGAATTCATGCCCGGCAAGCAGGCGGGCCCCTCGGGCGCGGACTGGCCTGACCGCCTGATCGGCGACATGCCGAACGTCTATCTCTATGCCTCCAACAATCCCAGCGAAGCGACGCTGGCCAAGCGGCGCACCAATGCGGTGACCATCACTCATCTGACCCCGCCTCTGGCTGCCTCCGGTCTCTACAAGGGGTTGGCGGAGTTGAAGGACAGCCTGACGCGCTGGCGGGGCCTGGCACCGCACGCACCTGAGCGCGGCGAGCTTGAGGCACTGATCGCCGAGCAGGCCGAGGCCGTGGATATGGGCGGGGCGGATGCCGAAACGCTCTGGCTGAAGCTTCTGGAGACCGAAGACGCGCTGATCCCCGATGGGCTGCATGTAGTGGGCCAGCCGCTGAGCGACATTGCGCGCAGCGAATATCTCGACGTGATCGCGGATGCCGATCCCGAGACCCGCGCACGGGTCGAACGCCTGCTGATGCAGGAGACGGAGTTGCGCGCGATGATGCGGGCGCTGGACGGGCGGTACATTCCGCCGGTGCCGGGCGGCGATCTGATTCGCTCGACCGAGATCCTGCCGACGGGGCGCAATATCCACGCCTTCGATCCGTTCCGGATGCCCACGGAATATGCCTGCCGCGATGGCGAGAAACAGGCGCAATTGCTGCTCGACACCCATCCCACCCTGCCGCGATCGGTGGCACTGGTGCTGTGGGGGTCGGACAACATCAAATCGGATGGCGGCCCCATCGCACAGGCGCTGGCGCTGATGGGCTGCAAGACACGGTTCGACAGTTTCGGGCGGCTCGCCGGAGCGGATCTGATCCCGCTGGACGAGCTGGGTCGGCCCCGGATCGACGTGATCATGACGCTGTCGGGGATCTTCCGCGATCTGCTGCCCTTGCAGACCCGCATGCTGGCCGAGGCGGCGCTGAAATGCGCCGAAGCCGATGAGCCGCTGGAGCAGAACTTCATCCGTGCCCACGCGCTGGCCTATGCAGAGAAGATGGGCGTGGACATGAAGACCGCAGCACTTCGCGTCTTTTCCAACGCCGAAGGGGCCTATGGGTCGAACGTGAACGTGCTGGTCGACAGCAGTGCGTTCGGGGATGAGGACGAACTGGCCGACGCCTACGAGGCGCGCAAGAGCTTTGCCTACGGCGTCGATGGCAAGGCGGCGGCGAACCCGAAGCTGCTGCAAAGCGCGCTGGCGGATGTCGAACTGGCCTATCAGAACCTCGAATCCGTCGAATTGGGGGTCACCACGGTGGACCATTACTTCGACACGCTGGGCGGCATCTCCCGCGCGGTGAAGCGGGCGCGGGGCGAAGAGGCGGCGGTCTATATCAGCGACCAGACACGGGGCGGTACCGGCAAGGTGCGGACCCTCAAGGATCAGGTGGCGCTTGAGACCCGCTCGCGCAGCCTGAACCCGAAGTTTTTCGAGGGCCTGCTCAAGCATGGCTCGGAAGGTGTGCGCCAGATCGAGGCGCAGGTGACGAACACGATGGGCTGGTCGGCCACGACCGGCCAGGTGGATGACTGGGTTTATCAGCGGATCAGCGAGACCTTCGTGCTGGATGACGAGATGCGCCAGCGGCTTGCCGATCTGAACCCGACGGCCTCGTCGCGGATGGCGAACCGTCTGCTGGAAGCCCACGACCGGAACTACTGGTCCCCCGATGCGGACACGCTCGCAGCACTTCAGGATGCGGCGGATGCGCTGGAGGATCAGCTTGAAGGGATCGCGGCGCAATGAGGCGGCGCGGTTGGGAGATGGATGACGTTGCAGGGGGGCCAGCCCCCCATCGGCCAAGGGCCGATTCCCCCCGGAGTTTATCCGGCAAGATGAAAGAGGGAGCACGTTCTGAGATGGAAAGGGAAGTCGCATGAGTCCTCTGGATCGCTCGCCCCCCGTGTTGCGGGGACAGGACGGTGAAGGATCGGTGCAGGTGCATCAGGATGCCTCTTTGAAGATCGAGGGGGCCAAGGTGTTTTCCGTCTACGGCAAGGGCGGGATCGGCAAGTCGACGACCTCGTCGAACCTGTCGGCGGCGTTCTCCAAGCTGGGCAAGCGCGTGCTGCAGATCGGCTGCGATCCGAAGCATGACAGCACCTTTACGTTGACGGGGCATCTGCAGCCCACGGTGATCGACATTCTCAAGGAGGTGGATTTCCATCCCGAGGAGTTGCGGCCCGAGGACTTCGTGACCGAAGGCTATAACGGCGTGCTCTGCGTCGAAGCGGGCGGGCCGCCGGCGGGCACGGGCTGCGGCGGTTATGTCGTGGGGCAGACGGTCAAGCTGCTCAAGCAGCACCATCTGCTGGAAGAGACCGACGTGGTGCTTTTCGACGTGCTGGGCGACGTGGTCTGTGGCGGGTTTGCCGCCCCCCTACAGCACGCGGACCGGGCGGTGATCGTCACGGCGAACGATTTCGACAGCATCTATGCGATGAACCGCATCATCGCGGCGGTGCAGGCGAAGTCCAAGAACTACAACGTCCGGC
The nucleotide sequence above comes from Thalassococcus sp. S3. Encoded proteins:
- a CDS encoding magnesium chelatase subunit H → MRDDLGIGGGRMPGYRVVIVTLDSHAAGPAERAMETLSRDYPGLSLSIHAAAEWGETPGAFEAAEEAVLNADIVVANLLFLEEHVARILPALRARRPDCDAMIGVVADADIVKLTRMGALDMSAPATGAMKFLKKLRGSSKPSSNSGQKNMTLLRRLPKILKYIPGKSQDLRAWFLVMQYWLGGSDDNVEAMIRFLLNRYAKDTGWKAAPEAAAPVEYPDVGLYHPDLPERITTDPDRVPGPAEPKATIGLLMMRSYVLSSDTAHYDSVIRSFEARGIRVLPAFAGGLDGRPAISSYFQGEHGAKIDAMVSLTGFSLVGGPAYNDSDAAVDVLSELDIPYLAAHPLEFQTLGQWAASASGLGPIETTMLIALPELDGATNPTVFAGRHGPEGCLGCKYTCSAGCEPKAMAPCPERIDQLVLRAEKLALLRRSQVAERKLGIILFGFPPNAGAAGTAAYLSVFESLFNTLHALKAQGYDLEPPESVEALREAVLKGTAQQYGQEANVADHVSADQIVAQTPWLDEIEAQWGPAPGRIQSDGRGVFILGAQFGKVFIGLQPTFGYEGDPMRLLFEKGFAPTHAFTSFYLWLKNTFQADALLHFGMHGALEFMPGKQAGPSGADWPDRLIGDMPNVYLYASNNPSEATLAKRRTNAVTITHLTPPLAASGLYKGLAELKDSLTRWRGLAPHAPERGELEALIAEQAEAVDMGGADAETLWLKLLETEDALIPDGLHVVGQPLSDIARSEYLDVIADADPETRARVERLLMQETELRAMMRALDGRYIPPVPGGDLIRSTEILPTGRNIHAFDPFRMPTEYACRDGEKQAQLLLDTHPTLPRSVALVLWGSDNIKSDGGPIAQALALMGCKTRFDSFGRLAGADLIPLDELGRPRIDVIMTLSGIFRDLLPLQTRMLAEAALKCAEADEPLEQNFIRAHALAYAEKMGVDMKTAALRVFSNAEGAYGSNVNVLVDSSAFGDEDELADAYEARKSFAYGVDGKAAANPKLLQSALADVELAYQNLESVELGVTTVDHYFDTLGGISRAVKRARGEEAAVYISDQTRGGTGKVRTLKDQVALETRSRSLNPKFFEGLLKHGSEGVRQIEAQVTNTMGWSATTGQVDDWVYQRISETFVLDDEMRQRLADLNPTASSRMANRLLEAHDRNYWSPDADTLAALQDAADALEDQLEGIAAQ
- the bchL gene encoding ferredoxin:protochlorophyllide reductase (ATP-dependent) iron-sulfur ATP-binding protein; its protein translation is MSPLDRSPPVLRGQDGEGSVQVHQDASLKIEGAKVFSVYGKGGIGKSTTSSNLSAAFSKLGKRVLQIGCDPKHDSTFTLTGHLQPTVIDILKEVDFHPEELRPEDFVTEGYNGVLCVEAGGPPAGTGCGGYVVGQTVKLLKQHHLLEETDVVLFDVLGDVVCGGFAAPLQHADRAVIVTANDFDSIYAMNRIIAAVQAKSKNYNVRLAGCVANRSKDTDEVDRFCDTVGFKRIAHMPDIDAIRRSRLKKKTLFEMPDEQDIVEARAEYIRLAETLWAGTEPLAPAPMEDRDIFELLGFD